Genomic DNA from Homalodisca vitripennis isolate AUS2020 unplaced genomic scaffold, UT_GWSS_2.1 ScUCBcl_131;HRSCAF=1313, whole genome shotgun sequence:
TTTCTTAGTAATACTCTTAAAATTCAGATCCTTTTTTGACAGCCACTCTAGACAATCACGTAAAATTGATTATCAAATGTGTGATATTCACTTATTTCCCCATTCCACGTATTTCTGCTGCACGGGTTTCCATACGACACTAAGCGGGATACTGGTTACCTTAttctatgtttataaattatttagccttttagttttttaaacggAAAATAAATTTCGATTACACGATAGTCGGAACATTACAAATGCTCATGTTAATTTACAGGTCTGAAgtacttacaattacattttacttaGTGACACTAGAGTTTCTaagatgaaatatataaaattagtgtCTCTTTCTATGGATATGAACCGACGTAAATCGCTTATcaagtgttttaatattgttagggGTTTAAACCAGAAATTttgctgtttaatatttttactattctcAAAAATACTTTGTCAATTATATTTACCTACCAAtgtgaaaataatgaatttttcaatTCCCACGCAGACCACCGAGGAGTTCGTGATCATGATGAATGGCTACAAGCGCCCAGAGGGACTTGAGAGGACTGGAGATGCCTTCGACAACTCAGAGAACGTCAGGCTTCCTAAGAACGTGGACTGGAGGAAGAAAGGAGCTGTCACTGAAGTCAAGGACCAAGGAATTTGTGGATCTTGCTGGGCTTTCAGTGCTGTAAGTCTTTgagcttttataaaaatatgttctatagATTATTAGTGATATATTGAAATCTCAGCtatgctataaatatttaataaaactgttttgaattGACGTTGTGTTTAACAGACTGGAAGTCTCGAGGGTCAACATTACCTGAAGACTAAGAAGCTGGTGTCACTCAGTGAACAGAATGTTATGGACTGCTCAACTGCTGAAGGAAACAAAGGATGTCGCGGTGGTCTCATGGATAACGCTTTCATTTACGTGAAAAAGAACAAGGGCATTGACACAGAGGCATCTTACCCCTACGAGGGTAAAGTAAGTAAATAATCCAGCTCacttctttatataatttaaattatttttcctgcCAAAAAAACATCCTAAATTATTGTGCAAATTGCTTTTATACAAACTGATGGGATGTGGCTGTAATCGGTAAAAAATTGTTGGTATGTGTATTAGAAAAAAATAGTACGCTTGCTGGCTCTTAAtactatacatacataataaatattgctaaaattcatattttatgcttttcttacttattactttattatagtagtggaaaaaatgtttaagggaatttttttagtCTTGTGTGCGACAGTTCTAATGGCAACAGAACGTTTTGCTGTCAACCACGGCTTGTTTTACTTTCAgtgttaacatttaaatgttagaTGCATctagcaaaatattaaaacaaaaaccgtgtttttatttacagagtgACACTTGCCGCTACGACCCCAAGAACAAGGGAGCCACCGACAATGGATATGTTGACATCACCTCAGGCAGCGAGAAGGCTCTGCAGAAGGCTGTGGCCACGGTTGGGCCGATCTCAGTCGCCATTGACGCTGACCACACGTCCTTTAAACACTACAAGAGTGGTAATTTCATACTGCAGTAACTAACTCTACCTGTGAAAACTAGACTAACCGTGTATTTGTCCTCATAACGTAACGTGCTCACATTGTTGTCCAGGAGTGTACCAGAATCCCGATTGCTCTTCTTTAATTCTGGACCACGGTGTTCTGGCTGTTGGATACAGCTCAGCCAAGAAGGGCGGCGCCTACTGGCTGGTGAAGAACTCCTGGGGAAGTGACTGGGGCATGAACGGCTACGTCATGATGGCTAGGAACCACAATAACATGTGCGGTATTGCTACTGCCGCTAGCTATCCCAAGGTTTAATTATTTCCTTTGTGTAAGACATATGGACGAGCTATTAAACTTCCCTGAACATTGAGatctttgttgttttttaaccttatatatttattattatgctttATCTGTATTAACTATTCAAGCGAAAACTCTGGGTAGACATGCTAAGTAGCTTTGATTTTTACACTTTTAGACATAcgataaacatattataaagttTCGTTTTCAAACTCAAATACAATGAAGTTTGTAAGAATTCatcataaaaattagtaataccAATAATGTATAGTTCTAGGAAatgtttggaattatttatattttgaattggtagttttgaaatttttatattatgcatATGTTTTGGTTAAAATACCACAGGGAGTGAATATATCCTTCAATAACTATTTCATATCCTAAACCATGTGTGTATGAGGAATTAAACAGTAATATGTAATCATCAGAAATATGTGAGGGATTTGCCGCAGAACAACGTAAAGTTCTAAGTCCAAGGAATAGGACCATAACATCGTGTCTCAGAAATTGAAACGAGAAGACCTCTAAAAATTTAACTTGTGATTATTACGAgtgaataaattattgatttaacagttaactaaatttataaaacccCAGTAGGTTACATGATCCTGAAAGAAATAGATATACATTTGTCTTTATGTCTTTCACTCAATATCAGTTCTGTTTGTAgtatgtgtgttttaaatgttgaaaaagttTGGAATAATACACGTTACATTATATACTTTGTTAATGTATCTATTATAGTgtaacaaagtttaaatataacttcTAGATTAAGAATAACATTAATTATCTTTTGGAAGTaactacacaaaaattatttaatctttaaatgaaaagtttgaatttttgtttttgttgttgttaatatttaaaatgttaatacggTTATGAACATAGAATCTAATAAGATATTACGTATCGAAAATTATATACCGCATAGATATGGCTCTAACGATACAACTTAATAATAacgtacaattttattaaactttgaatCCCTTAAATCCTTAAATAAGTAAGTAGTGCAATTCAAATAACCcttatgaaaatagttatttcagctggaaaatataacaatattcaataattaacaaaaatactactactaaaattattaagtggttaaaatttctgttatattttagaacatacaCGCCTCATTAACCTGAACACGGGATCTTCATGTACTTATACTATACATTAGCTTCATAAGTGTGTAATATTATTAGCATATTTTAACagtcatttaatttttatgttaaatttctgTCAGTAATGACTTACAGTAAGGAGACCTTTAGTAATTAATTCGTCAAATTAGCATATTTCTCATTAAACTCCATAATTACCTTTTATAGTTTTCATATTCAAGAAAAGTAATGCTTTTAAAGAATACTGCATGGAAATCTCATATAAAAATTCCCGTGTTATAATGTTAGTTACCTTACTCCTCCGAAATGGCTTTACCGATTTTTACCAAATTCTATATGCATATTCAGTATGGCTGAGAATCAGGTAGTATCTATTTTTCATACCCCGAAGTGAAAAACGTGTGGTCCACCAATTTAATTTAgaacattacagttttaaaaacgcCTGCAAATTGGAAACTGAAAATACGTGACAGTTCTGTTTTTTACATagccaaaaattaaatgtatatggcgctaattttttttacctgtgtttaaaataaattaacttaaagttTCACTTTTCGATCACTTTATAATATAGTACATGTATGTGTACCTTgcgtcttttttaaattttgttgtttcgTAGGcttcaaacaattttaatcttctatcattcaatttttaaatatgaggaGTAATTAGTAAGTTAagtagttttcattatttattgaacgTTACTTAAACTATTGCTTGTCTGTAAAGTTAACTTGACTTTTTATTCAAACGACTGCGCTGAAATTTGACATGCAGACTCTTAAGGTCGCTGAGATGAATacatgcatattcttatttctaaaatccctccgggctacgcccctcTAGTCTTTAAAGTAACAATATAATCTCtctaaaaattcttaaatattaagtaaaagagaatttctaattttatcaactgctatgtgtaaacattgtttattattttaaatttgtttacattcatagtgattgaaagtattttaaacgtcgttttagatttcagcaattaaGTAAGCacttatctattttacaaaatatctcaaaacataagatggtcagaatttgacaccaaaGATTCCATTTGTAGCAGTCGGCGAGAACTATGCTacatgaaagttcgctggactgtgtttttaaccaaagtattaataccagctctaaatgttctaaaatgatACAATGTTTTTCAGTTCAAAAGGATACAAACCGTAATGTCATTGTTACCGTACTTTTAGCta
This window encodes:
- the LOC124370360 gene encoding procathepsin L-like; translated protein: MTFRFAFSAHTVNSTVDSFSFKVAHEREYDTPEEEENRKNIFLGNLQFVREHNEKFENGEVSFDVEINKYSDLTTEEFVIMMNGYKRPEGLERTGDAFDNSENVRLPKNVDWRKKGAVTEVKDQGICGSCWAFSATGSLEGQHYLKTKKLVSLSEQNVMDCSTAEGNKGCRGGLMDNAFIYVKKNKGIDTEASYPYEGKSDTCRYDPKNKGATDNGYVDITSGSEKALQKAVATVGPISVAIDADHTSFKHYKSGVYQNPDCSSLILDHGVLAVGYSSAKKGGAYWLVKNSWGSDWGMNGYVMMARNHNNMCGIATAASYPKV